The proteins below come from a single Candidozyma auris chromosome 3, complete sequence genomic window:
- a CDS encoding putative serine/threonine protein kinase, whose translation MPDTDYEVHEFIGRGSFGEVFKGIKKSTGELFAFKVIPMDDAANLDTIIDEIQLLSRLRSPYVTHHFETFVRESDMWIVLEFCGGGSCADLLRYYGSLDEQVTAYIIRSVLRGLAYLHGEKKVHRDIKSGNILLTKSGKVKLGDFGVSGELTFTKTRRNTIVGTPYWMAPEVIQSSQAGYNFKADIWSTGITTIELLCGNPPHHHKPPMKALFEIPRVKAPSLDKEPFDPHTKDFVRHCLMKFPEYRPTAARLLQHSFVNCHLGEAPLVVLIEDKNRNMEGLTTKRPLRRKPKAPPSPIDWVLTASSRDLVYSDVWRNRYSQMIYDSLTRVYARAIYDSSKDTVYRLREDFIKAEAENCGLSYAIIEELWYVMSEQERESS comes from the coding sequence ATGCCAGACACTGACTACGAGGTTCATGAATTTATTGGGAGAGGCtcgtttggagaagttttcaAGGGTATCAAGAAAAGTACAGGCGAGCTTTTCGCCTTCAAAGTGATCCCAATGGACGATGCAGCGAACCTCGACACGATCATCGACGAGATCCAGTTGTTATCGAGACTACGATCCCCCTACGTTACTCACCACTTCGAGACGTTTGTAAGAGAATCAGACATGTGGATAGTCCTAGAATTCTGCGGTGGTGGCTCGTGCGCAGACCTTCTTCGGTATTATGGCAGTCTTGATGAGCAAGTGACAGCGTACATCATCCGGTCCGTGCTCCGTGGCCTTGCCTACTTGCatggagagaagaaggttcaCAGAGACATCAAGCTGGGAAACATTTTGCTCACCAAGAGTGGCAAGGTCAAGCTAGGAGACTTTGGAGTGAGTGGAGAgctcaccttcaccaaaacaCGCCGCAACACCATCGTCGGTACACCCTACTGGATGGCACCCGAGGTGATTCAGCTGTCACAGGCAGGGTACAATTTCAAAGCAGATATTTGGTCCACGGGGATCACCACAATCGAGCTTCTTTGCGGGAACCCTCCCCACCACCACAAACCGCCCATGAAAGCGCTTTTTGAGATCCCGAGGGTAAAAGCACCTCTGTTGGACAAGGAGCCCTTCGACCCCCACACCAAGGACTTTGTGAGGCActgcttgatgaagttcCCTGAATACCGCCCCACAGCAGCACGACTACTCCAGCACCTGTTTGTTAATTGCCATCTCGGCGAAGCAccattggtggtgcttATAGAAGACAAGAACCGCAACATGGAGGGCCTTACCACCAAGAGACCGTTGAGGCGAAAACCAAAGGCCCCACCGTCGCCCATAGACTGGGTGCTAACTGCCAGCTCTCGAGATTTGGTCTACAGCGATGTCTGGCGCAACCGCTACAGCCAAATGATCTACGACAGTCTCACGAGAGTGTATGCTCGTGCAATTTATGATAGCTCTAAAGACACTGTCTACCGGCTTCGAGAGGACTTTATCAAGGCCGAAGCAGAAAATTGCGGCTTAAGTTACGCCATCATCGAGGAATTGTGGTACGTGATGTCGGAACAGGAGCGGGAGAGTAGTTGA
- the EXO1 gene encoding Rad2 family nuclease encodes MGVTGLLQQLKDIQEKKNLAHYRGKTLAVDTYGWLHRGLISCAQDLCNDAPTRSYITSVMKKVDMLRYFGVEPYMVFDGSSLPTKEATNAERAAKRDKARETAIMYTKKGDRKSAWKEYMKAAGVTPEMAKSIMVELDRKHVKYVVAPYEADPQMVYLEKIGLVDGILSEDSDLLIFGCQRLITKLDDYGNCVEIDRDNFCKIKKPNLAQYSQEQLRWVAILSGCDYTKGIPGVGLKTAFNLVQKSGSLDRIVHALQAERKEIPEAFLDEALKATLAFQYQKVFNPVKQALATLQDYPKNHDLDMEIVELCCGRTLEAHIHHGICNGKLHPSTFQTLMSREQNLATRSTSMVITQSKHTSNMKKAESFGGTLTKSIQSFFQVDDLHKPSTQEKRSKASIVDEKKLSPTSKKLKRISQNCRSDKGKTSEFFKSKAASVAGINNDAVIQALEDSSFITGDSDVPESSPLKPASVFEDKVSNTRTSEQYLTDVDDDFDDSQQSELPDTNSILESSMACPPKLKSTISFPTDVDEDDSINNLQQTPMKLQRISLSWRQKFSLGAEDGLQKSAAQKLKVFESDASSDPVTPDDEDLRTSVSQPKSSQKEEYILSESDKENEEIIPPRSTGFKLSRFAFTGH; translated from the coding sequence ATGGGCGTCACAGGGTTGCTACAACAACTTAAAGATATccaagagaaaaaaaacttAGCCCATTATAGAGGTAAGACTTTGGCTGTGGACACCTACGGATGGCTCCATCGAGGTCTCATATCTTGTGCTCAAGATCTATGTAACGATGCCCCAACCAGAAGCTATATAACCTCCGTCATGAAGAAGGTAGATATGCTTCGGTATTTCGGAGTTGAACCCTACATGGTGTTCGATGGCTCCCTGTTGCCAACTAAAGAAGCGACAAACGCTGAACGTGCAGCTAAAAGAGATAAAGCGAGGGAAACAGCTATAATGTACACTAAAAAAGGTGATCGAAAGCTGGCATGGAAAGAGTACATGAAAGCAGCTGGTGTGACGCCTGAAATGGCCAAGTCGATTATGGTCGAGCTTGACAGAAAGCATGTAAAGTACGTTGTGGCACCCTACGAAGCGGACCCTCAAATGGTGtatcttgagaagattggccTTGTAGATGGCATTTTATCCGAAGATTCAGACTTGCTCATCTTTGGCTGTCAACGTCTTATCACGAAACTCGATGATTACGGAAACTGCGTGGAGATCGACCGAGATAACTTTTGCAAGATCAAAAAACCTAACTTGGCACAGTAttctcaagagcagctTCGCTGGGTGGCGATTCTCTCCGGATGTGACTACACTAAAGGGATTCCCGGTGTTGGTCTCAAAACCgccttcaacttggtgCAAAAGCTGGGATCATTAGACAGGATTGTCCATGCCCTACAGGCGGAGAGGAAAGAAATTCCGGAGGCTTTCCTCGATGAGGCGCTCAAGGCGACTTTGGCATTTCAGTACCAAAAGGTGTTCAATCCTGTCAAGCAGGCTCTAGCTACTCTTCAAGATTATCCTAAGAACCATGACCTTGATATGGAGATAGTTGAGCTCTGCTGCGGAAGAACATTAGAGGCACATATTCATCATGGCATTTGCAATGGTAAACTACACCCCTCGACCTTTCAGACATTGATGTCGAGAGAACAGAATTTGGCCACAAGGAGTACTTCCATGGTGATCACACAGTCGAAGCACACAAGTAATATGAAAAAAGCAGAGTCCTTTGGAGGAACTCTCACAAAATCCATTCAAAGTTTCTTTCAAGTTGACGATCTACACAAGCCCTCGACTCaggaaaagagaagtaAGGCAAGCATCgttgacgagaagaagctctctCCGACAAGCAAGAAACTTAAGCGCATAAGTCAGAATTGTCGAAGCGACAAAGGTAAAACGAGtgagtttttcaaatcCAAGGCAGCATCAGTCGCAGGCATTAACAATGACGCCGTCATTCAAGCACTAGAAGACTCTAGCTTTATAACGGGTGACTCCGATGTCCCCGAAAGTCTGCCATTAAAACCGGCACTGGTATTCGAAGATAAAGTATCGAATACGCGAACCAGTGAGCAGTATCTCACAGATGTGGAtgatgactttgatgaCAGTCAGCAGAGTGAACTACCAGACACTAACTCAATATTAGAAAGCAGCATGGCATGTCCGCCCAAGCTCAAATCAACTATCTCGTTTCCTACTGAtgttgacgaagatgatcTGATCAACAATTTACAGCAAACGCCTATGAAGTTGCAACGCATCAGTCTTTCATGGAGACAAAAATTTCTGCTTGGCGCAGAAGATGGTTTACAGAAAAGTGCCGCTCAGAAACTCAAGGTCTTTGAAAGCGATGCTTCCCTGGATCCCGTAACACCTGACGATGAAGACTTGCGCACAAGTGTGAGTCAGCCCAAGTCACTGCAAAAGGAAGAGTATATTCTTAGCGAGAGTGATAAGGAAAACGAGGAGATCATACCTCCTCGAAGCACGGGGTTCAAACTACTGCGGTTTGCATTTACCGGGCATTAA
- the TFB3 gene encoding TFIIH/NER complex subunit TFB3 has protein sequence MLRKNRFKKQVFDDIKIEREVDMRKRIHSIYNKSEEDFSDLKEYNAYLEYIENLIFNLANGIDVEKTEEEITKYENEHKIEILERAMRESEKDADITKYQEATERLRQEKLKIQRQMELEDMEFQQQQKQELMERLSSSDANAEDILKEQRSQQAKRISLRKKQLQQISNQLDQQFASVSGLAKNGKDKADKTPFTPFQGDRDLQKRYSFLGASADAVKDSHDAYYDPYVNKLAKNREYLGSGWRIELVLERALDEAFMGLNCFIEKEKQFEVTTV, from the coding sequence ATGCTTAGAAAGAACAGATTCAAGAAACAAGTGTTTGATGATATTAAAATAGAAAGAGAGGTCGACATGCGTAAGCGGATCCATTCCATATACAACAAGTCAGAGGAGGACTTCTCAGACCTCAAAGAGTATAACGCTTACCTTGAATACATAGAGAAcctcatcttcaatcttGCGAATGGAAttgatgtggagaagactgaagaagaaatcacgAAGTACGAAAATGAGCACAAGATTGAGATTCTAGAAAGAGCCATGAGAGAGAGTGAGAAAGACGCTGACATCACTAAATACCAGGAAGCAACCGAAAGGCTAAGGCAggaaaagctcaagattCAAAGGCAAATGGAGTTGGAAGATATGGAGTTccaacagcagcagaagcaagaaCTAATGGAAAGGTTATCATCCTCGGATGCAAATGCCGAAGATATATTGAAGGAGCAAAGAAGTCAGCaagcaaaaagaataagTCTCAGGAAGAAACAGCTACAGCAAATCTCTAATCAATTGGATCAACAATTCGCATCTGTCAGTGGATTGGCCAAGAATGGAAAAGACAAGGCAGACAAGACACCATTCACTCCCTTCCAGGGCGACAGGGATCTACAAAAAAGGTATTCGTTTCTTGGAGCATCTGCTGATGCTGTCAAAGATTCACATGACGCATATTATGACCCTTATGTCAACAAGCTTGCCAAGAATAGGGAATATTTGGGCAGTGGCTGGCGCATAGAGTTAGTTTTGGAAAGAGCATTGGATGAAGCCTTCATGGGCTTGAACTGTTTCATCGAGAAGGAAAAACAGTTTGAAGTTACGACAGTATAA
- the AGE1 gene encoding Age1p has protein sequence MVSVFPLAFPYVTYQPSIATLSQLSITNANDTERYQAQISDSRCTIITKMNSQTREPVPGPLKYTSNNQEDYPLLLSVPDEFHKCKLHLRFRKRTADSQNSLLILKTLGDDASHDNLKRFLKSEDLESKYREVSKIAFSKFLPENGYSDNYEIIVNDTYESTKFADGKVNFFVWEYDVASKEHILLLSFSFWVEESRTTAPHVQSPTQPLREKALPNTPKDSSAFTVSDFKHAFTFSTEDGPEFRGILAQYKKSLPKLKKAIHALHEDASYMEMTFRKLNNFKRGVIDTLDILVDSQFNPLLGRLDLPKSFQKNFLTFFESIEKRMTFILKEVLNSALLSKMSTYLTEVTPHDGSESSHAKKTFEKNSKEYYDWLNKYLSNEKDRPESKLLVKRKNFELSKFDYLNALNLASNNQYFNQFLENLLKFSSAEFRSQRFDIKEFKTNQSLLSNDASVYLNTMSRFNSEKLQYRQMIEACANNEELSEVVKLNPLNPSKDATSSDTSTNGVMSSSKLDLVFSSVAGQKSIPTFGFQGSQLLTADDQNAEISGILYALGGKGKPGWHKEWVVLRDGQLKEYSDWRKGKSLINKPIDIALASVKPITYDKRQFCFEIMTSKGQKHVFQAINDDDRDKWTRALYNAGQITQRLLANEKKKKSNRPNLHLEKPTFKSDDGDDERHGSPVSIFSNSIGPPDTSEVDFLKAVHSISNSKNNLCADCGSSKSVEWISLTFLVTLCVKCSSCHRSLGSHVSKVRSLKLDNFENENQVLLNYINNEEVNRYLDDPSKKIHPDSDNDDRLTYIKQKYLQRTFVNVSLNVDELLVSAVRRINIPEVIKALNCGANANLSLQMGSQSSGVEPITIQIFEYSLRKLVEVDENGTVREYFVISELLIHHGCNIDKIRELNPALNHTDEAIGYWNEKKLRLK, from the coding sequence ATGGTTTCTGTTTTCCCTTTGGCGTTTCCATACGTCACCTATCAACCATCGATAGCTACACTATCGCAATTGTCCATTACCAATGCAAATGATACCGAAAGGTATCAGGCGCAGATAAGTGACTCCCGCTGCACCATAATCACAAAGATGAACTCGCAGACCAGAGAACCCGTGCCAGGGCCTCTCAAATATACTTCAAACAACCAAGAAGACTATCCTTTGCTTCTCCTGGTTCCTGATGAGTTTCACAAGTGTAAATTACATCTACGATTTAGGAAAAGAACTGCCGATTCTCAAAATTCCCTACTTATTCTCAAAACTTTAGGGGATGACGCCAGTCATGATAACCTCAAAAGGTTCTTAAAGAGCGAAGATTTGGAAAGCAAATACAGAGAAGTCTCAAAAATCGCTTTTTCTAAGTTCCTACCCGAGAACGGCTACTCGGACAACTATGAAATAATTGTAAATGATACATATGAATCGACGAAATTCGCTGACGGGAaggtcaatttttttgtctgGGAGTATGATGTGGCAAGTAAAGAGCATATTTTGTTGCTAAGCTTCTCATTTTGGGTCGAAGAGTCAAGAACTACTGCACCACACGTTCAATCACCAACGCAACCTTTGCGTGAAAAGGCTCTTCCGAACACACCAAAAGATCTGTCTGCGTTCACTGTCTCAGACTTCAAACATGCATTCACTTTCTCTACTGAAGATGGGCCCGAGTTCAGAGGCATTCTAGCTCAGTACAAGAAGAGTCTACCTAAGCTAAAGAAAGCCATACATGCTTTGCATGAAGATGCAAGCTATATGGAGATGACGTTTAGAAAATTaaacaatttcaaaagaggTGTCATCGATACGTTGGACATTCTCGTTGACTCACAATTCAACCCTTTGCTCGGTAGACTTGACCTTCCAAAGTCCTTCCAGAAAAACTTTCTTACATTTTTCGAATCAATTGAGAAGAGGATGACTTTCATTCTCAAGGAAGTTCTCAACTCTGCATTGCTATCAAAGATGTCCACCTATCTTACCGAAGTGACACCACATGATGGATCAGAATCCTCACATGCCAAGAAGACCTTCGAGAAGAACTCGAAGGAGTATTACGATTGGCTCAATAAATATCTCTCGAATGAGAAAGACAGGCCCGAGCTGAAACTTCTCGTCAAGAGAAAAAACTTCGAGCTCTCGAAATTCGATTACTTGAACGCTCTCAACCTAGCGTCTAACAACCAATATTTTAATCAATTCTTGGAAAATCTACTCAAGTTTTCCAGCGCTGAGTTTAGGAGTCAAAGAtttgacatcaaggagtttAAGACTAATCAGAGCCTCTTGAGCAATGACGCCAGTGTCTATCTCAACACCATGTCCAGGTTCAATAGCGAAAAGCTACAGTATCGTCAAATGATAGAGGCATGTGCCAACAATGAGGAATTATCGGAAGTGGTTAAATTAAACCCTCTAAACCCTTCGAAGGATGCGACAAGCTCTGATACTTCCACAAATGGCGTGATGTCTTCCTCCAAGCTTGACCTTGTATTTTCTCTGGTTGCCGGCCAGAAATCTATTCCCACCTTTGGATTTCAAGGCTCTCAATTATTGACTGCGGATGATCAGAACGCCGAAATTTCCGGAATACTCTACGCCCTTGGTGGAAAAGGCAAACCAGGTTGGCACAAAGAATGGGTTGTTCTACGTGATGGCCAACTCAAAGAATACTCAGACTGGAGGAAAGGTAAGTCATTGATCAATAAGCCTATAGACATAGCATTGGCCAGTGTGAAACCCATAACGTATGATAAAAGGCAGTTCTGCTTTGAAATCATGACTTCCAAAGGACAGAAGCATGTTTTCCAAGCCATCAATGACGATGACAGGGACAAGTGGACAAGGGCATTGTATAATGCTGGACAAATCACCCAAAGGCTATTGGCtaatgaaaagaaaaagaaatccaACAGACCAAATTTACATCTCGAAAAACCAACTTTTAAGAGTGATGATGGGGATGATGAAAGACATGGCTCTCCCGTATCAATCTTCTCGAACTCTATAGGTCCTCCAGATACAAGCGAAGTTGACTTCCTTAAAGCAGTCCACTCAATTCTGAATAGCAAGAACAACTTATGTGCCGATTGTGGCTCGTCGAAATCTGTGGAGTGGATATCCTTAACGTTTTTGGTCACTCTATGTGTCAAATGCTCCTCGTGTCATCGAAGTTTAGGATCGCACGTTTCGAAAGTGAGATCCTTGAAGCTTGACAATTTTGAGAATGAAAATCAGGTGTTGCTCAACTATATTAATAATGAAGAGGTTAACAGATACCTTGATGATCCTTCCAAGAAAATTCATCCTGACTCTGACAATGATGATCGGTTGACCTATATCAAACAGAAGTATTTGCAGCGCACCTTTGTGAATGTGTCATTGaatgttgatgagcttcttgtgaGTGCTGTGAGAAGGATCAACATCCCCGAAGTGATAAAAGCACTTAATTGCGGTGCCAACGCTAACCTTTCATTACAAATGGGATCACAATCCTCTGGGGTAGAGCCAATCACAATACAAATTTTCGAATACTCTTTAAGAAAGTTAGTCGAAGTGGATGAAAATGGCACTGTTCGAGAATACTTCGTAATTTCAGAACTACTTATTCATCACGGGTGCAACATCGACAAGATACGGGAGCTCAATCCCGCACTTAATCACACTGACGAAGCAATAGGCTACTGgaacgaaaagaagcttcgtTTGAAATAA
- a CDS encoding tRNA adenylyltransferase codes for MHSQVNSSIVLDEREETIKKLLVNFCDEYNSYVPDADKLELRITGGWVRDKLLGKESHDLDIAVNVLSGEEFASKLLEYTEKKGIKLGANSTSLHTIKKNPEKSKHLETCTARLFGLDVDFVNLRSEQYTEESRVPIVDCGTAEEDALRRDATLNALFYNLNRNKVEDFTGRGIEDLKNGLLRTPLQPLKTFVDDPLRVLRLIRFAARFDFVIEPDTLSAMKDSHIRSALVHKISRERVGVETDKILTGNNVSYGLRLLNHVGFSESIFNPGVLVSTVNELNDKDLCEQIRHFDKKVSSRIDAATQHMRSFTNSVKSANDIPLLQAIWQAVSQDKAATKAFWLCVILEPYSEINVRLNPRKQSLTHYPEVILKEGLRFGKADYDTVSNILKNTSGFTTFDRYFENPSQITRSDLGLYIRQYGDHFPLSVAFGAFSDYLKGVETENRTAEVPTPDGLHLPFNETAFHEIAFQYESLLETIKSEGLEKATDLKPVVDGKMISKALNKKPGPWMKDVTLEVVRWQLDHPHGSAEECIEHLRSVLN; via the coding sequence ATGCATTCACAAGTCAACTCATCGATCGTGCTAGATGAACGAGAAGAAACGATCAAGAAGCTATTGGTGAACTTTTGTGATGAGTACAATTCCTATGTGCCAGATGCTGACAAGCTAGAATTGAGGATTACTGGTGGCTGGGTCAGAGATAAGCTTCTTGGCAAAGAGAGCCACGATCTCGATATCGCTGTCAATGTTCTTTCAGGGGAAGAGTTTGCCTCTAAGCTACTTGAGTACACTGAGAAGAAGGGTATAAAATTAGGCGCCAATTCCACAAGCCTTCATACTATAAAGAAGAACCCAGAGAAGTCTAAACATTTAGAAACTTGCACTGCAAGGCTTTTTGGGTTGGATGTTGACTTCGTGAATTTGAGGAGTGAACAGTATACTGAGGAGAGTCGAGTACCGATAGTTGACTGTGGAACGGCGGAGGAAGACGCGTTGAGACGAGATGCTACTTTAAATGCGTTATTTTACAATCTCAATAGAAACAAAGTCGAGGATTTTACCGGACGAGGTATTGAGGATCTAAAGAATGGTTTACTCAGAACACCTCTTCAGCCGCTCAAAACCTTTGTGGATGATCCCTTACGAGTTTTGAGACTTATACGATTTGCCGCAAGGTTTGATTTTGTCATAGAGCCTGATACTCTTTCCGCAATGAAAGATTCCCATATCAGAAGTGCCTTGGTTCATAAGATCAGCAGAGAACGTGTGGGTGTGGAAACCGACAAGATTCTTACAGGCAATAACGTGAGCTACGGGCTCCGCTTGCTTAATCATGTTGGATTTAGTGAAAGTATCTTCAACCCAGGTGTCTTGGTATCTACAGTTAACGAACTTAATGATAAAGATTTGTGTGAGCAAATTCGACATTTCGATAAAAAAGTGTCGTCCCGCATTGATGCTGCGACCCAGCATATGCGATCATTTACTAACTCAGTGAAAAGTGCAAATGACATTCCACTTCTTCAGGCCATTTGGCAAGCTGTTCTGCAAGATAAGGCAGCAACGAAAGCTTTTTGGCTCTGCGTAATCTTGGAACCCTACAGTGAAATCAACGTCAGGCTAAACCCAAGAAAACAGTCACTTACTCACTACCCAGAGGTGATTCTCAAGGAAGGCTTACGCTTTGGCAAAGCTGATTACGATACTGTTAGCAACATCCTCAAGAATACTAGTGGCTTCACCACCTTCGACAGGTACTTCGAAAACCCATCTCAAATCACCCGCTCTGACCTTGGATTGTATATACGTCAATATGGCGACCACTTCCCGTTGTCTGTTGCATTTGGAGCTTTCAGTGATTACTTAAAGGGGGTAGAAACCGAGAACCGTACGGCTGAAGTTCCTACGCCAGATGGCTTGCACTTGCCATTTAATGAAACGGCTTTTCATGAGATAGCCTTCCAGTATGAAAGTTTGTTGGAGACGATCAAGTCTGAAGGTCTCGAAAAAGCCACCGATTTAAAGCCTGTTGTCGACGGTAAAATGATATCTAAGGCactcaacaaaaagccAGGTCCATGGATGAAGGATGTCACTCTTGAGGTGGTGAGGTGGCAGCTTGATCATCCTCACGGCAGCGCCGAAGAATGCATCGAACACCTACGTAGTGTTCTTAATTAG